A region of the Planctomycetia bacterium genome:
AGGCACCGACGCGGACGCCGTATTTCGGCACTCCCGCATAGTCGACCGGCCGCTGCGCGATGCGGAACACGCCGGCCTCGCGAATCGCGGAGATTCCGGTGTCGTCGATCTTCCCTGTCTGCAACCCCTGCGGAGCTTCGGAACTCGACCAAGAGATCGTGCCGTCGGGCTCGATCAGCTGCAGGAACAGCCGTTCGTGCGTATGCGTATCGGCCTTGCGGGCGAGCATCTGCTCGATACGATCTCGGGCCGGATACAGCTGCGCCACGGCCTGCGCGGTCTCTTTGGCGTCTTCCAGCAAACGCTCATCCGTTTCTTGGATAAGTGTGTAGCGCGAGCCTTCGTGAACGATCAACAGCGCGGCGAGCACGATGAGCACGAAGACGCCGCCGTACCAGACGGTGAGTCGGACGCGCAGATAGTACGACGCTGCTTTAACTCGCGCGAACGGCATACCCGCGCCCTCGCACGGTTTCGATCATCGGGTCGGGCAGAAGTTTATCGAGCTTGTTGCGCAGCCGGTTCACGTGGACTTCGATGACGTTGGTCGCACCTTCCCAATCCGACTTCCACAAATGCTCGCACAGCATCTTCCGGGTCACGACCTGCCCGGCGTTGCGCATGAGAAGTTCCAGCAGGCTGAACTCGGTGGGCGAGAGATCGACGTCGCGCTCGCCGCATTTGACTCGTCGGTTCGTCAGGTCGAGTTCCAACGGCCCAGCATGCAAGACCGGCGCCGGGCGCGCCGAAGCACGGCGACAAACGGCCTCGATCCGAGCCAAGAGCTCCGGCAACGCGAACGGCTTCACGATGTAATCGTCGGCACCTGCCTTAAGGCCGGCCACCCGTTCGTCGACGCTTCCGAGAGCCGTGAGCAAGATCGTCGGGGTGCGAATGCCGTCGGCACGAATCTTTCGCAAGACGTCGAGGCCGGAAATGCCGGGCAGCATGATGTCGAAGATCAGGGCGTCGTACTGCTGGCTCTTCGCCATCGCGAGGCCTTCGTCGCCGTTACGAGCCCAATCGCAATCTTGCGAAGCTTCGCCGAGGCCTTGCTTGAGGGATTTCCCGATGACGGGATCGTCTTCGACCAACAGGAGATTTAAGCGAGACATAGTTGCCGCTGCCCTTTTGCGTGAAACATCGTGTTTGCCGGTCGCGCGGGGGATGGAAATCGATCGACCGCCGGTCGGTGACAGAACACAGGTAAGTGTATCTTTCCTGCTACGCAGCGGAAACGGATCGGTTTGAGCGACCAGCGCGCCGACCGAGCGACGAGCGACTCTGGGCTCGATGCTCACCTGAGTGCTAAAGCACCATAAATACGGCACATTCCTCGCATCTACCGCCTCAGCGAAACCACCGACGCCAGAGAAAACGGACTCGGAAGAATCGCCCCGTCTTCAGGTTTTTTAATGCACGATCGTCGAACCTTCGGCTGCGCGAGCGGCGTAGGAAGTTCAGCGACGATCTCGCTTACGACTCGCGACGGAGCGCCCCCAAAAGGCATGTCTCGGAGATTAAAGCTTTTTAACCATTACCTTTATGTCAACTTTCTGGCACTCACGGATATGATTCTTAGCGTCGGGAAAATGTTTTTTCGCGCAAGACGTTTCGTATCGCAGTTCGCCTCCCGCCTTGCTCTTCCTCGCATCGTAAAGCCGTCCGCTCATGCATAAAGAAGTTCCGGTGTCGAGCAGCAACGCTTCGCTCCCGACGTTCGCCAATAGTTGGAAGGCCGACCTTACGAGCGGCTTTCTCGTCTTCCTGATCGCGCTGCCGTTGTGTCTCGGCATCGCCGCAGCCAGCAAATTCCCGCCGATCGCCGGAGTCATGACCGCCGTCGTCGGCGGCATCATCGCGACGCTGTTCAGCAATTCCGAATTGACGATCAAAGGACCGGCCGCGGGCATGATCGCGATCGTCGCCGGAGCGATGCTCGATCCCGCATGGCTCGGCGAAGCAGCCGGACCGACGGACACGCGCGTCTACCAATTCGTGCTGGCCGTCGGAGTCGTTTCGGGAGTCATTCAGATCTTGCTCGGGCTCTTTCGCGCAGGCATTCTCACCGAATTTTTCCCCATGGCACCCGTGCATGGGCTCTTGGCTTCGATCGGCCTGATCATCATCTCGAAGCAAAGCTACTTGATGTTCGGTATTTCCGCGCCGAAAGATCCGCCGCTTGAATCGTTGCTCCAAATCGGCGGAGCGGTGGCACACAACGCGGATCGCAACGCGACCATCATCGGATTGCTCAGCTTGGCGATTCTGTTTTCATATCCGTGGCTGAAAAAGAAAATCTCGCCGCTCAAGTATTTGCCTGCGCAACTCATGGTGCTCATCATCGCGATTCCGCTCGGGCAGGCCTTTCATCTCGGCCCTGAGAAGTTGGTTTCGCTTCCCGCAAAACTACAAGAAGCGATCGTCCTCCCGAACTTCTCGCACCTGCTCACGCCGGTGTCGTTGAAGTGGTTGATTCTTTTCTGTTTGGTCGGCTCGCTGGAATCGTTGTTGAGCGCGAAGGCGATCGACATTCTCGATCCTTGGAAGCGGAAGACGAACATGAACCGCGATCTGCTGGGCGTGGGGATGGCGAACACCCTCTCGGCCGCGATCGGCGGGATGCCGATGATCTCGGAGATTTTGCGCAGCTCGGCCAATATCGGCAACGGCGGCCGAACCCGGCTCGCGAACTTATTTCACGGCATCTTTCTCTTCGTCGCGATCGTGGCGCTCGGGTCGGTCGTCAGAATGATCCCGATGGCCGCGCTCGGCGCGATGCTCGTCTTCGCGGGCTTCCGTCTCGCTTCGCCGAAAGAGTTCGTGCACATGTGGCACATCGGCAAGGAGCAGTTCTTCGTGTTCGTGCTGACGGTCGCCTGTATCTTTCCTCACGGCGAACTGCTGCTCGTCGGCGTCGGCATGGTCGCCGAGTTGCTGATCAACCTCGTCAACGGGGCGCCGC
Encoded here:
- a CDS encoding response regulator transcription factor; the encoded protein is MSRLNLLLVEDDPVIGKSLKQGLGEASQDCDWARNGDEGLAMAKSQQYDALIFDIMLPGISGLDVLRKIRADGIRTPTILLTALGSVDERVAGLKAGADDYIVKPFALPELLARIEAVCRRASARPAPVLHAGPLELDLTNRRVKCGERDVDLSPTEFSLLELLMRNAGQVVTRKMLCEHLWKSDWEGATNVIEVHVNRLRNKLDKLLPDPMIETVRGRGYAVRAS
- a CDS encoding SulP family inorganic anion transporter codes for the protein MHKEVPVSSSNASLPTFANSWKADLTSGFLVFLIALPLCLGIAAASKFPPIAGVMTAVVGGIIATLFSNSELTIKGPAAGMIAIVAGAMLDPAWLGEAAGPTDTRVYQFVLAVGVVSGVIQILLGLFRAGILTEFFPMAPVHGLLASIGLIIISKQSYLMFGISAPKDPPLESLLQIGGAVAHNADRNATIIGLLSLAILFSYPWLKKKISPLKYLPAQLMVLIIAIPLGQAFHLGPEKLVSLPAKLQEAIVLPNFSHLLTPVSLKWLILFCLVGSLESLLSAKAIDILDPWKRKTNMNRDLLGVGMANTLSAAIGGMPMISEILRSSANIGNGGRTRLANLFHGIFLFVAIVALGSVVRMIPMAALGAMLVFAGFRLASPKEFVHMWHIGKEQFFVFVLTVACIFPHGELLLVGVGMVAELLINLVNGAPLRSLFKPSVAVSNSGTGATLEAHDALTFANWIPLKRRTEQLGDVPNVTLDLSDVRLVDHTTMDKLLQTQREFANSGRKLEIIGLEHHRTFGHTPSSGRKRSAV